Proteins from one Hyperolius riggenbachi isolate aHypRig1 chromosome 4, aHypRig1.pri, whole genome shotgun sequence genomic window:
- the RWDD1 gene encoding RWD domain-containing protein 1 — protein sequence MTDYADEQRNELEALESIYADSFTVLSSTPPSFSITVSSEGGEEEENVELTLKFTYVASYPDEPPLYEIIAQENIEDVDVTGILTLLQEQAQENLGMVMIFTLVSAVQDRLNEIIDQVKTRRQQEKIEQEKEAEEAEKVRFHGTPVTIENFLSWKAKFEAEIADLRRKKQKEDEQSGKSKLTGKQLFETDHNLDTSDIKFLEEAGNSVEVDESLFQDLDDLELDDEDDPDYNPLDLESD from the exons ATGACCGACTACGCTGATGAACAACGCAACGAGCTAGAGGCTCTGGAGTCCATCTATGCCGACTCCTTCACAG TTTTGTCGTCCACTCCACCGAGTTTCTCTATCACTGTATCAtctgaaggaggagaagaagaagaaa ATGTGGAGTTAACACTTAAATTTACTTATGTGGCATCTTATCCAGATGAACCTCCTTTGTATGAAATAATTGCCCAAGAAAATATTGAAGATGTTGATGTAACTGGTATACTGACCTTGCTGCAGGAACAG GCTCAGGAGAATCTAGGAATGGTGATGATTTTCACACTAGTGTCTGCAGTTCAAGATAGACTCAATGAAATAATAGACCAAGTAAAAACTAGAAGACAACAGGAAAAAATagagcaagaaaaggaggcagaggaagcagaGAAG GTACGTTTTCATGGAACACCTGTAACAATTGAAAACTTTCTTAGTTGGAAAGCTAAATTTGAAGCAGAGATTGCTGACTTAAGAAGAAAGAAACAGAAGGAAGACGAACAATCTGGAAAGAGTAAATTAACTG GGAAACAGCTATTTGAAACGGATCATAATCTGGACACCTCTGACATTAAATTCTTGGAAGAAG CTGGTAACAGCGTTGAGGTGGATGAATCCCTGTTCCAGGATTTGGATGATTTAGAATTGGATGATGAAGATGATCCAGATTATAACCCACTTGATTTAGAAAGTGACTAA